A DNA window from Dethiosulfovibrio faecalis contains the following coding sequences:
- a CDS encoding tRNA (adenine-N1)-methyltransferase, protein MAKPIEEGDYVRLWASNKKGDSFLIRLAKGGSLGSRMGAVRHDDVLAAGFGGEVLSTKGERFFVVRPTVSDFCRKIHRVTQVVYPKDAGVLITSLDIRPGASVLECGSGSGGMTVFFAHFVGAEGRVYSYDVREDHQKVAMDNCRRWGVDDRVLFRVADVEETGFQERDLDALFLDVRCPWKIVDSAVSALASGGRLAVLVPTVNQVEMVLESLREAGCADLVVTETSQRNWKTNPKRLRPEDSMVAHTGFMVFASTLKAGVAPDEYW, encoded by the coding sequence ATGGCTAAACCCATAGAGGAGGGAGACTACGTCAGGCTCTGGGCCTCTAACAAAAAAGGAGACTCTTTTCTGATCCGTCTCGCCAAAGGGGGGTCTCTGGGGAGCAGGATGGGGGCCGTCCGTCACGACGACGTACTAGCCGCAGGTTTCGGAGGCGAGGTCCTCTCTACGAAGGGAGAGAGGTTCTTCGTAGTGAGGCCTACCGTCTCCGATTTCTGCCGAAAGATACACAGGGTCACCCAGGTGGTCTATCCGAAGGACGCCGGAGTTCTGATCACCTCGTTGGACATCCGGCCCGGAGCCTCCGTGTTGGAATGTGGCTCCGGCTCCGGAGGCATGACGGTATTTTTCGCCCATTTCGTGGGGGCCGAGGGCAGGGTCTACAGCTACGACGTTCGGGAGGATCATCAGAAGGTCGCCATGGATAACTGTAGACGCTGGGGGGTGGACGATAGGGTCCTCTTCAGGGTCGCCGACGTGGAGGAGACGGGTTTCCAAGAAAGGGATCTGGACGCTCTGTTCCTGGACGTGCGTTGTCCCTGGAAGATCGTGGACTCCGCCGTGTCTGCCCTGGCTTCTGGAGGTCGGCTTGCCGTCTTGGTCCCCACGGTCAACCAGGTGGAGATGGTGCTGGAAAGCCTTAGGGAGGCGGGATGTGCCGATCTGGTCGTTACCGAGACCTCTCAGAGAAACTGGAAAACCAATCCCAAGAGGCTTCGTCCGGAAGATTCCATGGTCGCCCATACCGGGTTCATGGTGTTTGCCTCAACCTTGAAGGCGGGGGTGGCTCCCGATGAGTACTGGTGA
- a CDS encoding AIR synthase related protein, with amino-acid sequence MSSMTDREYQVGKLPPAELENQILRYCGAPRPEVIVGPGIGEDAALIEWPEGALLTVSSDPIVGAEEGAGRYLVHVNANDIACKGGDPAYLVVTLIVPVSMGRAFAEKTMAEIDQVCREIGVAVVGGHTEMTDRYEKPVVMGTMIGTTSYRYSSTDLAPGDGIIATKHIGLEGMAILANDRPDLLSFMSRDEITSIRSWLDEISVVPEARKIRHLAKYMHDPTEGGFLGGLSELSRLGRTGVDLYRENLPLHPLTVRASEEIGFDPLKLISSGVLLAVVSDENVEESLRILESCGIAGSLVGKITDGKGNLEISTEEELWRVLGMAGRRI; translated from the coding sequence ATGAGTAGCATGACCGATAGGGAATACCAGGTTGGAAAACTGCCTCCGGCGGAGCTGGAGAATCAGATATTGAGATACTGCGGAGCTCCCAGACCTGAGGTCATAGTCGGTCCCGGTATCGGAGAGGACGCCGCCCTTATAGAGTGGCCCGAGGGAGCCCTTCTGACCGTATCGTCCGATCCCATAGTTGGGGCGGAGGAGGGAGCCGGACGGTATTTGGTCCACGTAAACGCCAACGACATAGCCTGTAAGGGAGGGGATCCCGCCTATCTGGTGGTGACCCTCATAGTTCCGGTCTCGATGGGAAGGGCCTTCGCCGAGAAGACCATGGCGGAGATAGATCAGGTCTGCCGTGAGATAGGAGTGGCCGTGGTCGGAGGTCATACGGAGATGACCGATCGTTACGAAAAACCGGTAGTGATGGGTACCATGATAGGGACCACCTCCTACCGCTACAGCTCTACCGATCTTGCCCCGGGAGACGGCATAATAGCCACCAAGCACATAGGACTGGAGGGTATGGCCATACTGGCCAACGATAGGCCCGACCTGCTTTCCTTCATGTCCCGGGATGAGATCACCTCGATTCGATCCTGGCTGGACGAAATATCGGTGGTGCCAGAGGCACGTAAGATCAGGCATCTGGCCAAATACATGCACGACCCCACCGAGGGTGGATTCCTGGGAGGACTCTCGGAACTGTCCAGACTCGGTCGTACCGGGGTGGACCTGTACAGGGAGAATCTGCCCTTGCACCCCTTGACCGTCAGGGCTTCGGAGGAAATAGGTTTCGATCCCCTGAAGCTTATATCCTCCGGGGTCCTCCTGGCTGTGGTCTCTGACGAAAACGTGGAGGAGTCGCTCCGTATCCTGGAATCCTGCGGTATAGCGGGGAGTCTGGTGGGCAAGATAACCGATGGAAAGGGAAATCTGGAGATCTCCACGGAGGAAGAGCTGTGGAGAGTTTTAGGCATGGCCGGGAGGCGCATCTGA
- a CDS encoding epoxyqueuosine reductase QueH — protein MSTGDAKRILLHICCGPDATVPWPELALEGFDVTGFFYGGNIHPAGEYTRRLEAVEAVARSNSGNLAPCRYLTDPWFEAVRGLEGEPEGGRRCSVCFRVQLKAAAEAASELGIDRLTTTLTISPHKDPELINSIGREEADRLGLLWEDRVWRKRDGFLRSVRESRRLGVYRQNYCGCIYSMRNRDE, from the coding sequence ATGAGTACTGGTGATGCCAAAAGAATTCTTCTCCATATATGCTGCGGTCCGGACGCCACCGTTCCCTGGCCGGAGCTGGCCTTGGAGGGGTTCGACGTCACCGGCTTCTTCTACGGTGGCAACATCCATCCGGCAGGCGAATATACCCGAAGGTTAGAGGCGGTCGAGGCCGTTGCCAGGAGTAACTCCGGAAATCTGGCTCCCTGTCGGTATCTGACCGATCCCTGGTTCGAGGCGGTGAGGGGGCTGGAGGGTGAGCCTGAGGGGGGACGGCGTTGTTCCGTCTGTTTCAGGGTTCAGCTAAAGGCGGCAGCCGAGGCCGCATCTGAGCTCGGAATCGATCGACTGACAACCACCTTGACCATAAGCCCCCACAAGGACCCCGAGTTAATAAACTCCATCGGCAGAGAAGAGGCGGATAGATTGGGCCTTCTCTGGGAGGACCGGGTATGGCGCAAGAGAGACGGGTTCCTACGGTCCGTGAGAGAGAGCCGTCGTCTCGGGGTCTATCGCCAGAATTACTGCGGATGCATATACAGCATGAGGAATCGAGATGAGTAG
- a CDS encoding type III pantothenate kinase — protein MILVIDVGNTTTVIGVFEGDRLIRHWRLVSERKTSDEVGILLLNLLTLSSISPSDITGAAMSSVVPSLDLIIAEAVESYIGVHCIRVNADLDIGLPIAYENRWEVGADRLVNSVAGISKYGAPLIVVDFGTAITLDVISEDGAYLGGTISPGLVTSMDALFGKTSKLPQVALEAPGSVIGKNTRWAIQSGVVYGTAGSVDALVRRIWKQIGRESPVVATGGHSATVASVSETISSLEPWLTLEGLRLIYDRLT, from the coding sequence ATGATCTTGGTCATTGACGTAGGGAACACGACGACCGTTATAGGAGTATTCGAGGGAGACCGTCTGATCCGACATTGGCGATTGGTGTCCGAGAGGAAGACTTCCGACGAGGTGGGGATCCTCCTGCTGAACCTGCTGACGCTTTCGTCCATCTCTCCGTCGGATATAACCGGGGCCGCCATGTCCAGCGTGGTCCCCTCTTTGGACCTCATAATAGCGGAGGCGGTCGAGTCCTATATAGGGGTTCACTGTATAAGGGTCAACGCCGATCTCGATATAGGACTTCCCATAGCGTACGAAAACCGCTGGGAGGTAGGGGCCGACAGATTGGTCAACTCGGTGGCGGGAATATCCAAATACGGGGCGCCTCTGATAGTGGTGGATTTCGGAACCGCCATAACTCTGGACGTCATATCCGAAGACGGAGCCTATCTTGGAGGCACGATATCGCCCGGGTTGGTCACCAGCATGGACGCCCTTTTCGGCAAGACCTCCAAACTGCCGCAGGTGGCGCTGGAGGCCCCTGGATCGGTAATAGGAAAAAACACCAGGTGGGCCATTCAGTCCGGCGTCGTCTACGGTACCGCCGGTTCGGTGGATGCTCTGGTCCGCAGGATATGGAAGCAGATCGGAAGGGAGAGCCCCGTGGTCGCCACCGGAGGACATTCTGCGACGGTCGCATCGGTCTCGGAGACGATATCCTCCCTGGAACCCTGGCTGACCCTGGAGGGATTGAGGTTGATATATGACAGGCTCACTTAG
- the rd gene encoding rubredoxin, translating into MKKYVCTVCGWEYDPAVGDPDSGIAPGTAFEDIPDDWVCPECGVGKDMFEEA; encoded by the coding sequence ATGAAAAAATACGTTTGCACCGTTTGTGGCTGGGAATACGATCCTGCCGTAGGCGACCCCGACAGCGGAATCGCTCCGGGAACGGCGTTTGAGGACATCCCCGACGATTGGGTCTGTCCCGAATGCGGCGTCGGCAAGGATATGTTCGAGGAGGCCTAG
- a CDS encoding ComEA family DNA-binding protein — MKGKNRILHIGLILLGLVCFGGAGLMIRSFSGRWEGMSEPTSKAGPALSVKEAPRVEDDPAPRKGPEIWVVYVTGAVESPGVYHLPSGSRVYHLVESAGGMTSGADDVAVNLAAPLADGAHVHVPLRSKAVRAPIDTGRSGSSSSVTALSYAGTSSGSASARSGAVNLNSASLEELQTLPGIGPKTAAAILSYREKIGPFRSVDELTKVKGIGPKKLETVRALVTVR; from the coding sequence ATGAAGGGGAAGAACCGGATTCTCCACATAGGATTGATCCTGTTGGGACTGGTGTGTTTCGGCGGCGCCGGGCTTATGATCCGCTCTTTTTCGGGACGCTGGGAAGGTATGTCCGAACCCACATCCAAGGCGGGACCGGCTCTGTCCGTGAAGGAGGCTCCCAGGGTCGAGGACGACCCAGCTCCCAGGAAAGGTCCCGAGATCTGGGTGGTCTACGTGACCGGGGCGGTCGAATCTCCCGGGGTATATCACCTTCCCAGCGGTAGCAGGGTGTACCACCTGGTGGAGTCCGCCGGAGGTATGACCTCGGGGGCCGACGACGTCGCGGTTAACCTGGCCGCTCCACTGGCCGACGGTGCCCACGTACACGTCCCTCTTCGATCGAAGGCCGTGAGGGCTCCGATCGATACCGGCCGTTCCGGAAGTTCGTCTTCGGTTACGGCTCTGTCCTATGCCGGAACTTCCTCCGGTTCCGCTTCGGCACGTTCCGGAGCGGTGAACCTCAACTCCGCTTCTTTGGAGGAGTTGCAGACCCTTCCCGGAATAGGGCCTAAAACCGCTGCGGCGATCCTGTCCTACAGGGAAAAGATTGGTCCATTTCGTTCGGTGGATGAGCTAACCAAGGTGAAAGGCATAGGTCCTAAAAAGCTGGAGACCGTCAGGGCTCTGGTCACGGTGCGTTAG
- a CDS encoding transporter substrate-binding domain-containing protein translates to MKKALVLCMAVLSFFAMSSAVLAASAMDKDTLLVGTESTFKPFEFRNEENKIVGFDIDLINTIADKMGKKVEIVDMAFDALIPSLLTGKIDMIAAGMSATPERAKRVAFSDVYYTTPDAFTVKEDRTDIASLDDLDGKKVSVQLGTIQDAFVSKRKGLEVKRYQKTDDAFREVLLGRVDVACVDGTVTKENLKNNKDYTDTLKIAFFHPISQTGMALAMSLEDPELKKNVNAALGEVLSGPAFQELKDKWGID, encoded by the coding sequence ATGAAAAAAGCATTGGTCCTATGTATGGCAGTTCTGTCTTTCTTCGCTATGTCGTCGGCGGTTTTAGCCGCCTCAGCCATGGACAAGGATACCCTTCTGGTGGGAACCGAGTCTACCTTTAAACCCTTCGAGTTCAGGAACGAGGAAAACAAGATAGTCGGTTTCGACATCGATCTGATAAATACGATCGCCGACAAGATGGGCAAGAAGGTCGAGATAGTGGACATGGCTTTCGATGCCCTCATACCGTCCCTTCTCACCGGCAAGATAGACATGATAGCGGCCGGAATGAGCGCTACCCCCGAGAGGGCCAAGAGAGTGGCCTTCTCCGACGTGTACTACACGACCCCCGACGCCTTCACCGTGAAAGAGGACAGGACCGATATAGCCTCCCTGGACGATCTGGACGGGAAAAAGGTATCGGTGCAGCTCGGGACCATCCAGGACGCCTTCGTGTCTAAACGGAAGGGGCTCGAGGTGAAGAGATACCAGAAGACCGACGACGCTTTCAGAGAGGTCCTCCTCGGCAGGGTAGACGTCGCCTGCGTGGACGGTACGGTGACTAAAGAAAACCTGAAGAACAACAAGGACTACACCGACACGCTCAAGATAGCCTTCTTCCATCCCATCTCTCAGACCGGCATGGCTCTGGCCATGAGTCTGGAGGATCCGGAGCTGAAGAAGAACGTCAACGCAGCTCTCGGAGAGGTGCTTTCCGGTCCCGCCTTCCAGGAACTCAAGGATAAATGGGGAATAGACTAG
- the miaB gene encoding tRNA (N6-isopentenyl adenosine(37)-C2)-methylthiotransferase MiaB: protein MFGFCIKVYGCQMNVYDGDKIRTAMILKGWREVPETDADVVVYVGCSIRDKAEHKIWSEMGRYRPGWEGKKAPIVCLVGCMAQNVGRDMMKRFPWIRMIAGPRSIGFIPDGLIRAVSGERVDLLDANAREFNDLDVVPIKRDNPWKAYVTIAHGCDYFCTYCIVPYVRGRFMSRDSGEILEEIRALVDDGVREISLLGQNVDTYGADFDRPYRFADLLRDVAETDGVDLVRFMTSYPKDLTADVVSVMADYPKICPGINLPIQSGSDRILKSMNRHYSLAEYTETVRIIREGLPEVGLTSDLIVGFPGETEEDFMASMEAVRQFRFDLVHTAAYSPRAGTPAAKMEDQLPEEEKFRRLSEINRLQSSIAMEINEATVGRRYRILIDGPAPKGDGLVQGRTMTDKVVICPGEPSWAGRFADVKIVRAENWCLHGEISEVEGLS, encoded by the coding sequence GTGTTTGGCTTTTGCATAAAGGTGTATGGGTGTCAGATGAACGTGTACGACGGGGACAAGATAAGGACCGCAATGATCCTCAAGGGGTGGAGGGAGGTTCCCGAGACAGATGCCGACGTCGTGGTCTACGTGGGCTGCAGCATAAGGGATAAGGCGGAGCACAAGATATGGAGCGAGATGGGAAGATACCGTCCCGGTTGGGAGGGCAAAAAAGCTCCGATCGTGTGTCTCGTTGGATGTATGGCTCAAAACGTCGGAAGGGACATGATGAAGCGTTTCCCTTGGATAAGGATGATAGCCGGTCCCAGAAGCATCGGTTTCATCCCGGACGGATTGATCAGGGCTGTCTCCGGTGAGAGGGTGGACCTCCTGGACGCCAACGCCAGGGAGTTCAACGATCTCGACGTGGTTCCGATAAAGCGGGACAATCCCTGGAAGGCCTACGTTACCATAGCTCACGGTTGCGATTATTTCTGCACTTACTGTATCGTTCCCTACGTCAGAGGACGTTTCATGTCCCGAGACAGCGGGGAGATACTGGAGGAGATACGTGCATTGGTGGACGACGGCGTCAGGGAGATCTCCCTGTTGGGGCAGAACGTGGATACCTACGGTGCCGATTTCGACAGGCCCTACCGTTTCGCCGACCTCCTCAGGGACGTGGCCGAGACCGACGGCGTGGACCTGGTAAGGTTCATGACCTCCTATCCCAAGGATCTGACCGCCGATGTGGTGTCCGTCATGGCCGACTATCCTAAAATATGTCCGGGGATAAACCTTCCCATACAGTCGGGAAGCGACAGGATTTTGAAGAGTATGAACAGGCACTACTCTCTTGCCGAATACACCGAGACGGTGAGGATCATAAGGGAGGGACTGCCGGAGGTCGGCCTTACGTCGGATCTCATAGTCGGTTTCCCCGGAGAGACGGAGGAGGATTTTATGGCCTCGATGGAAGCGGTGAGGCAATTCCGTTTCGACTTGGTCCATACCGCTGCCTATTCCCCCAGGGCTGGTACCCCGGCGGCGAAAATGGAGGATCAGCTGCCGGAAGAGGAGAAGTTCCGGCGGCTTTCCGAGATAAATCGGCTCCAGTCGTCCATCGCCATGGAGATAAACGAGGCCACGGTGGGGCGACGTTACCGTATACTTATAGACGGCCCGGCACCCAAGGGCGATGGGCTCGTGCAGGGAAGGACCATGACAGATAAGGTGGTCATATGTCCCGGGGAGCCCTCGTGGGCTGGCCGTTTCGCCGATGTGAAAATAGTCAGGGCGGAGAACTGGTGTCTTCACGGCGAGATATCAGAGGTGGAGGGGCTATCATAG
- a CDS encoding ComEC/Rec2 family competence protein — MDLLAEAPAVPVLLSLCLFLPWSSRLPPPVMGATAALFTLGSLMVLSVKWDRRRYVMAALVTTISFVVAFYCSVRLDENYLSGTIDTTGIVVAERSWGTGRAMVIDTSEGRFVAKVPAIRSHLEGTELDLSGEVVPLRGARDKGGFDERLYWLARGVSGELIVGKSIDRGRTFSLGSLRSNLRRRILLRLPPLTRGYLLASLLGGKDPDLERSHRRWGTAHLLAVSGFHVGVVAALAWVAFRRFRLAWLFVSAVVWLYVLLAGGAASSVRAALMIQLATLGPAIGRPSSGVNSVALAAIALLAWRPWWFWDLGWRLSVSCALVVTAMASTKGVSTWKKALAMSPLLWVVTAPMIAGAFGSVSANGLILNLVALPVFGVLLPLAVFCSLPSLLGLPGGDICTLISEGAFKLWALGADSIPFVSVGWNPWFPALAVGVVTIVMILRFRIPVYRGGVLLLVLVSLEKLLMDFL, encoded by the coding sequence ATGGATCTCCTGGCGGAGGCTCCGGCCGTCCCCGTATTGCTGTCGCTTTGTCTGTTCCTCCCTTGGTCTTCAAGGCTTCCTCCCCCCGTCATGGGAGCGACAGCCGCACTTTTCACTCTGGGATCTCTGATGGTCCTGTCGGTTAAATGGGACAGAAGACGTTACGTCATGGCGGCCCTGGTGACGACGATATCCTTCGTCGTCGCCTTTTATTGTTCCGTAAGGCTGGATGAAAATTATCTATCCGGTACTATAGACACGACCGGTATCGTCGTGGCCGAGCGTAGCTGGGGCACGGGCAGGGCCATGGTGATAGATACCTCGGAGGGGCGTTTCGTCGCCAAGGTCCCCGCGATCCGTTCCCATCTCGAGGGGACCGAGTTGGATCTGTCCGGGGAGGTCGTTCCTCTGAGAGGGGCGAGAGATAAGGGAGGTTTCGACGAGAGGCTCTACTGGCTGGCCAGGGGAGTTTCGGGAGAACTGATAGTCGGGAAGTCGATAGACAGGGGCCGGACTTTCTCATTGGGATCCCTGAGATCGAACCTCAGGAGACGGATACTTCTCAGATTGCCTCCTCTCACTAGAGGTTATCTCCTGGCTTCGTTGCTGGGAGGGAAGGACCCCGACCTGGAAAGGTCTCACAGGAGATGGGGAACGGCCCATCTCCTGGCGGTCTCCGGTTTTCACGTAGGGGTGGTGGCCGCTTTGGCCTGGGTGGCTTTCAGACGGTTCCGCCTGGCCTGGTTATTCGTCTCCGCCGTCGTGTGGCTCTATGTCCTTCTGGCAGGCGGGGCGGCTAGCTCGGTCAGGGCCGCCCTGATGATACAGCTGGCGACCTTGGGACCTGCGATCGGACGACCTTCCTCCGGGGTCAACTCGGTGGCTTTGGCCGCTATAGCTCTATTGGCCTGGCGTCCCTGGTGGTTCTGGGATCTGGGGTGGCGACTGTCGGTCTCCTGTGCTCTGGTGGTGACGGCCATGGCTTCGACCAAGGGAGTCTCCACCTGGAAGAAGGCACTGGCTATGAGCCCTCTCCTATGGGTCGTAACGGCTCCTATGATAGCGGGGGCCTTCGGATCGGTATCGGCTAACGGTCTGATCCTCAATCTCGTAGCTCTGCCTGTTTTCGGGGTGCTGCTTCCCCTGGCGGTGTTCTGCTCGCTTCCCTCCCTTCTCGGTCTTCCGGGAGGAGATATATGTACTCTGATTTCCGAGGGGGCCTTCAAGCTTTGGGCTCTGGGAGCGGACTCTATCCCCTTCGTCTCCGTAGGTTGGAATCCATGGTTTCCGGCTTTGGCAGTCGGGGTGGTGACGATAGTGATGATCCTTAGATTCAGAATACCTGTCTACAGAGGCGGGGTCCTTTTGCTGGTCCTCGTATCTCTCGAGAAATTGTTGATGGATTTTTTATGA
- a CDS encoding transketolase: MVKYDLNDVKLNEMEEAARRCSGLAVSMVARAKSGHPAGSLSSMKLYLAAYDVADLTPENCDGTDRDYVVISHGHTSPAAYAVLAHNGFVDPLEAVADFRRCGSAFQGHVERAIPGIDWGSGNLGQGLSAGVGYGLALKKRGLDRHVYVLMGDGEQPKGQLAEARRIAVAHGIKDITVLVDMNDIQISGRTEDVMPVNVEDLWKADGWAVLKADGHDFRSIYRAMEKAQGMDVPAVILCSTVMGKGVSFMEDRPDYHGKAATGDLYRQAMEELGQPDILVEAASLGDQVHYRGRSVEVPAVSVDTGSPRTYGIEEKVDNRSGFGNALADLGSLNCGVEGRTPILVFDCDLAGSVKTASFAKVCPDGFVQCGIQEHSTATVAGAASCCGVIPVWADFGVFGLAEAYNQQRLNDINHGNLKLALTHVGLDVGEDGMTHQCIDYVSLLANTFGWKLVVPSDPNQADRATRWALAERGNVCLAMGRSTLHPLSDGKGNPFFGGGEAFRYGDAHLLRDGDDCTVLALGAMASKAMEAADRLSDKGIEVKVYAVSCPLEVDMDALKDACSTGKVIALEDHCARTGMGSIWSSAAAEAGLTGRWSFMGVKRYGDSGPSSDVYEAMGLSSEGLVAEVERLLRG; encoded by the coding sequence ATGGTAAAGTACGACTTGAACGACGTTAAATTGAACGAGATGGAGGAGGCCGCACGACGGTGTTCCGGGTTGGCAGTGTCCATGGTGGCCAGGGCCAAGAGCGGTCATCCGGCGGGATCCCTGTCGAGCATGAAGCTCTACCTGGCGGCCTACGACGTTGCGGATTTGACCCCGGAAAACTGCGACGGAACCGACAGAGACTACGTGGTGATAAGTCACGGACATACCTCCCCGGCGGCCTACGCGGTGTTGGCCCATAACGGTTTCGTGGACCCCCTAGAGGCTGTCGCCGATTTCAGACGGTGCGGCAGCGCCTTTCAGGGACACGTGGAGAGAGCCATCCCGGGAATCGACTGGGGCAGCGGCAACCTCGGACAGGGACTCTCCGCCGGCGTCGGTTACGGATTGGCCCTTAAGAAGAGGGGGCTCGACCGTCACGTCTACGTCCTCATGGGAGACGGGGAGCAGCCCAAGGGACAGCTAGCCGAGGCCAGACGAATAGCGGTGGCCCACGGCATAAAGGACATAACCGTTCTGGTGGACATGAACGATATCCAGATATCCGGCAGGACAGAGGATGTCATGCCGGTAAACGTCGAGGACCTCTGGAAGGCCGACGGCTGGGCCGTATTGAAGGCAGACGGCCACGACTTCCGTTCGATCTACCGTGCCATGGAAAAGGCTCAGGGCATGGACGTTCCGGCGGTCATCCTGTGCAGTACCGTGATGGGCAAGGGCGTCTCCTTCATGGAGGACCGTCCGGACTACCACGGCAAGGCCGCCACCGGAGATCTGTACCGTCAGGCGATGGAGGAGCTAGGTCAGCCCGATATCCTTGTCGAGGCCGCCTCTTTGGGCGACCAGGTTCACTATAGGGGAAGATCGGTGGAGGTTCCCGCAGTGTCCGTAGATACCGGGTCTCCAAGGACCTACGGAATAGAGGAAAAGGTGGATAACCGCTCCGGATTCGGCAATGCCCTGGCCGATCTGGGATCGCTTAACTGTGGCGTGGAGGGCCGGACTCCCATACTGGTTTTCGACTGCGATCTGGCAGGGTCGGTCAAGACGGCCTCTTTCGCCAAGGTCTGTCCTGATGGCTTCGTCCAGTGCGGCATACAGGAGCACTCCACCGCCACCGTGGCCGGGGCCGCAAGCTGCTGCGGAGTTATCCCCGTATGGGCCGATTTTGGGGTTTTCGGCCTTGCCGAGGCCTACAACCAGCAGAGGCTCAACGACATAAACCACGGCAACCTGAAGCTGGCACTGACCCATGTGGGACTGGACGTGGGAGAGGACGGCATGACCCATCAGTGCATAGACTACGTGTCTCTTCTGGCCAATACCTTCGGATGGAAGCTCGTGGTGCCCTCCGACCCCAACCAGGCGGATCGGGCCACCAGATGGGCTTTGGCCGAGAGGGGCAACGTGTGTCTAGCCATGGGACGCAGCACTCTGCACCCCCTGTCGGACGGCAAGGGCAATCCCTTCTTCGGGGGAGGCGAGGCTTTCCGATACGGCGATGCACATCTTCTGAGAGACGGCGACGACTGTACCGTTCTAGCCCTGGGAGCCATGGCGTCGAAGGCTATGGAGGCGGCGGATCGTCTGTCCGACAAGGGGATTGAGGTCAAGGTCTATGCCGTGTCCTGCCCTCTGGAGGTGGACATGGATGCCCTGAAGGACGCCTGTTCCACCGGGAAGGTGATAGCCCTGGAGGACCACTGTGCCAGGACCGGCATGGGCTCGATATGGTCTTCCGCAGCGGCCGAGGCCGGCCTGACCGGACGTTGGAGCTTCATGGGAGTCAAACGTTACGGAGACTCTGGCCCCAGTTCGGACGTTTACGAGGCAATGGGACTTTCCTCCGAAGGCCTGGTGGCCGAGGTGGAGAGACTCCTTCGGGGATAG
- a CDS encoding M24 family metallopeptidase: MSKFDHLWNRVGRLRKEMAVRGLDGVLLTDVERYGWENVFYLSGFRGSSAAVLITDDDAVLSTDSRYVSQAAEQTPFRVLVQSKQQTIFDMIEEMLRRHSVRRCGFEGETLSYGTYRRLSSFSVIWEDTDGMIPAIRRTKDDLEISTIVKACRIASDAYERALKDVSVGMTELEFSKCLEGHIVSLGGEGGWPDHRFIVASGARSALPHGTASDKKLAKGEWVTVDFGAAYGGYMSDLTRNFSLGEVSDPEFLEIHSLLEEAHRAGAEAIAPGKTGREVDFVARSIIDRAGYGDFFGHGLGHGLGVEIHESPRLSPRSAEILSPGDVVTVEPGVYIPERGGLRLEDDYLVTEDGHRRLSCDLPQDFRILPL, from the coding sequence ATGTCGAAATTCGATCATCTGTGGAACAGGGTCGGCCGTCTTCGTAAGGAGATGGCCGTCAGGGGGCTGGACGGGGTCTTGCTCACCGACGTCGAAAGGTACGGCTGGGAAAACGTGTTCTATCTCTCCGGCTTTAGAGGAAGCTCCGCGGCGGTTCTCATAACCGATGACGACGCCGTGTTGTCCACCGACAGTCGTTATGTGTCCCAGGCGGCGGAACAGACCCCCTTTAGGGTGCTGGTCCAGAGCAAACAACAGACCATATTCGACATGATCGAGGAAATGCTTCGGAGACACTCGGTCCGTCGTTGCGGTTTCGAGGGAGAGACCCTGAGCTACGGAACTTATCGTAGGCTGTCCAGCTTTTCCGTTATCTGGGAGGATACGGACGGAATGATTCCGGCCATCCGAAGAACCAAGGACGACCTGGAGATCTCCACGATAGTGAAGGCTTGTCGAATAGCGTCGGATGCCTACGAAAGAGCCCTGAAGGACGTCTCTGTAGGTATGACCGAGCTGGAGTTCTCCAAGTGTCTGGAAGGTCATATCGTGTCCTTAGGCGGCGAGGGAGGGTGGCCCGATCACCGTTTCATAGTGGCCTCCGGGGCAAGAAGCGCTCTGCCTCACGGCACCGCGTCGGACAAGAAGCTCGCCAAAGGCGAGTGGGTCACTGTCGATTTCGGAGCGGCCTACGGCGGTTATATGTCGGATCTCACCAGGAATTTTTCCCTTGGAGAGGTGTCGGATCCGGAGTTTCTCGAGATCCACTCTCTTCTGGAGGAGGCCCACAGAGCGGGAGCGGAGGCCATAGCCCCGGGAAAGACCGGCAGAGAGGTCGACTTTGTGGCCCGTTCCATTATAGATAGGGCCGGTTACGGAGACTTCTTCGGTCATGGTCTGGGGCACGGACTCGGGGTCGAGATACACGAATCGCCTCGACTGTCTCCCAGGTCGGCCGAGATCCTATCTCCCGGAGACGTGGTGACCGTGGAGCCCGGAGTGTACATCCCTGAAAGAGGCGGTCTGAGGCTGGAGGACGACTACCTTGTGACCGAGGACGGACATCGTCGTCTTTCCTGCGATCTGCCTCAGGATTTCAGGATACTTCCTCTGTGA